A region from the Oryzias latipes chromosome 20, ASM223467v1 genome encodes:
- the c20h18orf63 gene encoding uncharacterized protein C18orf63 homolog, protein MSGGPYKSLFFLKLPDLNKLACVPMKLHEDEEGEPRSKQMKTCRELVLLFDDVLACPSLDSFTDITVVVAVQFFHRGILQAFAQRNHLQLGRPQSVLAGDLQCCLSYSLISRLSPRWNKAGLHLVCGKDFLTEGGRLNAVSMELSSREGQLCMSLEANAVRLPPPTLQDLGLPLLVLSRFCSDPNAVLDSASIGGPIWCHVLPSMKKGQIVSISRQLPADGPFWTYRDLQNHWNRLYGYRLPELGEDEVVYCSVYFRPVGERLFTYPLSCIRLQPVQRFPRVDLQGVLCSFMSDVRSRLRSVCGFAAQLSGKPCYHTVNLSTAASMQVQTSEQINLTTSFFIRPVLTELPSSGPALQLSARISASQPDPAQNRSGFRAGAEVWPSSGISSASRASASISSLPGTNVSISVSSSSLQVFQPPSSLSSSCPLVLPTPPPQSHFSSPPKLLPIFRNKDPTRHVNVALLKVQKLKKQQSGGTEEKARVTLPTFARKTPLLAASLPPPPRPPPMVPCFRRRPKLHDITAALQPSQSNVTHTSSLTPISRVKPMTICPPATETKPRAIIKIQQEVSSGGDPDAKYESQQKKQVSEAADCCSRKRAKQKKNGAALQHVEVEKMASSNQLSQLSSAALLRWLKQREVPVSAKLRKEELIMKVMRCLTET, encoded by the exons atgAGTGGAGGCCCGTACAAGTCCCTGTTTTTCCTCAAGCTTCCAGACCTGAACAAGCTGGCATGTGTCCCCATGAAGCTTCACGAGGATGAGGAGGGCGAGCCGAGGAGCAAACAGATGAAGACCTGCAG GGAGCTGGTGCTGCTGTTTGACGACGTGCTGGCCTGTCCTTCGCTGGACTCCTTCACAGACATCACTGTGGTCGTGGCT GTGCAGTTTTTCCACAGAGGGATCCTCCAGGCGTTTGCACAGAGGAACCATCTGCAG CTGGGTCGTCCTCAGAGTGTGCTAGCGGGTGACCTCCAGTGCTGCCTGTCCTACTCTCTGATCAGCAGACTGTCTCCCCGCTGGAACAAAGCTGGCCTCCACCTCGTCTGCG GAAAAGACTTCCTGACTGAGGGAGGCCGACTCAACGCCGTCA GCATGGAGCTCAGCAGCAGGGAGGGCCAGCTGTGCATGAGCCTGGAGGCCAACGCTGTGCGACTGCCTCCACCCACA CTGCAGGACTTGGGTCTGCCCCTGCTGGTGCTCAGCCGGTTCTGCAGTGACCCCAACGCCGTGCTCGACTCCGCCTCCATTGGGGGACCCATCTGGTGTCACGTGCTGCCCAG caTGAAGAAAGGTCAGATCGTGAGCATCAGCCGCCAGCTGCCTGCAGACGGGCCGTTCTGGACCTACAGGGACCTGCAGAACCACTGGAACCGCCTG TATGGATACAGGCTCCCGGAGCTGGGGGAGGACGAGGTGGTGTACTGTAGCGTCTACTTCAGACCGGTGGGAGAGCGCCTCTTCAC ATACCCTCTGAGCTGCATCCGGCTGCAGCCCGTGCAGCGTTTTCCTCGAGTCGACCTGCAGGGGGTGCTGTGCTCTTTCATGTCCGACGTCAGGAGCAGACTGCGCAGTGTGTGCGGCTTTGCTGCACAGCTGAGCGGAAAACCCTGCTATCACACCGTGAACCTGAGCACGGCTGCCTCCATGCAG GTGCAGACCAGCGAGCAGATCAACCTCACCACCTCCTTCTTCATCAGGCCAGTGCTGACTGAGCTCCCCTCATCGGGTCCGGCCCTGCAGCTGTCGGCCCGGATCTCTGCTTCCCAACCGGACCCAGCTCAGAACCGAAGTGGATTCAGAGCTGGAGCTGAAGTCTGGCCTTCATCTGGGATCTCCTCTGCCTCCCGCGCTTCTGCTTCTATTTCCTCGCTCCCTGGAACAAATGTGTCCATCTCtgtctcttcttcttctctacAAGTGTTCCAGCCTCCTTCAtccctctcttcctcctgcccctTGGTGCTCCCAACCCCCCCTCCTCAGAGTCACTTCAGCTCTCCCCCCAAACTACTGCCCATCTTCAGGAACAAGGACCCGACACGTCACGTCAACGTGGCTCTGCTGAAGGTCCAGAAGCTGAAGAAACAGCAGAGTGGAGGCACGGAGGAAAAGGCGAGGGTGACACTCCCCACCTTTGCTCGGAAGACCCCCCTTTTGGCAGCATCACTCCCTCCCCCTCCACGTCCCCCCCCAATGGTCCCATGCTTCCGCCGTCGTCCCAAACTGCACGACATTACTGCAGCTCTTCAACCGTCTCAGTCCAACGTCACACACACATCCAGCCTGACCCCCATATCCAGGGTCAAACCCATGACCATCTGCCCCCCAGCGACAGAGACCAAACCCCGAGCGATCATCAAGATCCAGCAGGAGGTCAGCTCTGGAGGAGACCCTGATGCTAAATATGAATctcagcagaaaaaacaagTGTCAGAGGCAGCCgactgctgcagcaggaag AGAGCCAAGCAGAAGAAAAACGGAGCTGCACTCCAACATGTGGAGGTGGAGAAGATGGCTAGCAGCAACCAG CTCTCCCAGCTGagctctgcagctctgctgcGGTGGTTGAAACAGAGAGAGGTTCCTGTCAGTGCCAAACTGAGGAAGGAGGAGCTGATCATGAAGGTCATGAGGTGTCTGACTGAAACCTGA
- the LOC101158486 gene encoding cytochrome b5 isoform X1 → MAETEERSPEGVKYYRLSEIEAQNSFKSTWIIIHHKVYDVTKFLDEHPGGEEVLREQAGGDATESFEDVGHSTDAREMASGMVIGELHPDDRHKIAKPVETLVTTSKEESSWWSNLVIPTLVAAIVTLVYRLYVSES, encoded by the exons ATGGCGGAAACGGAGGAGAGGAGCCCGGAAGGAGTGAAATACTACCGGCTGTCAGAGATCGAAGCGCAAAACTCCTTCAAGTCTACGTGGATAATCATTCACCATAAAGTCTACGATGTGACCAAGTTTCTGGATGAG CATCCTGGAGGGGAGGAGGTCCTGAGGGAGCAGGCGGGGGGCGATGCCACTGAGAGCTTTGAGGACGTCGGACATTCCACCGACGCCAGAGAAATGGCCAGCGGCATGGTGATCGGCGAGCTGCATCCG GATGATCGGCACAAGATCGCCAAACCTGTG GAAACACTGGTGACCACGAGCAAGGAGGAGAGCAG CTGGTGGTCAAACCTGGTGATCCCAACGCTGGTGGCTGCCATCGTCACTCTCGTGTACCGCCTGTACGTCTCAGAGAGCTAG
- the LOC101158486 gene encoding cytochrome b5 isoform X2, producing the protein MAETEERSPEGVKYYRLSEIEAQNSFKSTWIIIHHKVYDVTKFLDEHPGGEEVLREQAGGDATESFEDVGHSTDAREMASGMVIGELHPDDRHKIAKPVVSDGCPRANGASALWEKLCLVQ; encoded by the exons ATGGCGGAAACGGAGGAGAGGAGCCCGGAAGGAGTGAAATACTACCGGCTGTCAGAGATCGAAGCGCAAAACTCCTTCAAGTCTACGTGGATAATCATTCACCATAAAGTCTACGATGTGACCAAGTTTCTGGATGAG CATCCTGGAGGGGAGGAGGTCCTGAGGGAGCAGGCGGGGGGCGATGCCACTGAGAGCTTTGAGGACGTCGGACATTCCACCGACGCCAGAGAAATGGCCAGCGGCATGGTGATCGGCGAGCTGCATCCG GATGATCGGCACAAGATCGCCAAACCTGTGGTGAGTGACGGCTGTCCCAGAGCAAACGGTGCAAGTGCATTGTGGGAGAAGCTGTGCTTAGTACAGTAA